A part of Strix aluco isolate bStrAlu1 chromosome 21, bStrAlu1.hap1, whole genome shotgun sequence genomic DNA contains:
- the NME2 gene encoding nucleoside diphosphate kinase B, whose product MAANCERTFIAIKPDGVQRGLVGEIIKRFEQKGFRLVAMKFVHASEDLLKQHYIDLKDRPFYPGLVKYMNSGPIVAMVWEGLNVVKTGRVMLGETNPADSKPGTIRGDFCIQVGRNIIHGSDSVESAQKEINLWFKPAELIDFKSCAHDWIYE is encoded by the exons ATGGCCGCCAACTGCGAACGCACCTTCATCGCCATCAAGCCCGACGGCGTCCagcgggggctggtgggggagaTCATCAAGCGGTTCGAGCAGAAGGGCTTCCGCCTGGTGGCCATGAAGTTCGTGCAC GCCTCTGAAGACCTTCTCAAACAACATTACATTGATCTCAAAGACCGACCATTCTACCCTGGTTTGGTTAAATACATGAACTCTGGACCTATCGTGGCCATG GTATGGGAAGGACTCAACGTGGTTAAAACTGGGAGAGTAATGCTAGGCGAAACAAACCCTGCAGACTCAAAGCCTGGTACCATCCGTGGTGACTTCTGCATTCAAGTCGGAAG AAACATCATTCACGGCAGCGACTCCGTAGAAAGCGCGCAGAAGGAGATCAACCTGTGGTTCAAACCTGCAGAGCTCATCGACTTCAAATCTTGTGCGCATGATTGGATCTATGAGTGA
- the LOC141933120 gene encoding nucleoside diphosphate kinase-like — protein sequence MASISERTFIAIKPDGVQRGLVGEIIKRFEQKGFKLVAMKLIHASEDLLREHYIDLKDRPFYDGLVQYMHSGPVVAMVWEGLNAVKTGRVMLGETNPFDSKPGTIRGDLCLQVGRNIIHGSDSVESAETEISLWFTPEELVDYRSCAHDWIYE from the exons ATGGCTTCTATCTCCGAGCGCACGTTCATCGCCATCAAGCCTGACGGAGTCCAGCGGGGACTGGTCGGAGAAATCATCAAGCGGTTTGAACAGAAAGGATTCAAACTGGTGGCCATGAAATTAATACAC GCCTCGGAAGACCTTCTGAGAGAACACTACATTGACCTAAAAGACCGGCCGTTCTATGATGGTCTGGTGCAGTATATGCACTCTGGACCTGTTGTAGCTATG gtgtgggAAGGTCTTAATGCAGTTAAGACAGGAAGAGTGATGCTGGGAGAAACTAATCCGTTCGATTCAAAGCCTGGCACTATTCGTGGTGACCTCTGCCTTCAAGTTGGAAG GAACATCATTCATGGAAGTGATTCTGTAGAAAGTGCTGAGACAGAGATCAGTTTATGGTTCACTCCTGAAGAACTGGTTGACTACAGAAGCTGTGCTCATGACTGGATCTATGAGTAA